In the genome of Enterococcus hirae ATCC 9790, one region contains:
- the rsmB gene encoding 16S rRNA (cytosine(967)-C(5))-methyltransferase RsmB, whose product MAKIPKKMKKSVRYMALITLERVNKGGAYSNLLLNEMINQGDLNQKDVGLFTELVYGTISRQLLLEFYVAPLIAKAKKVDDWVKTLLYLSVYQLEFLDKVPAHAILNEAVEIAKIKGNPGTGKFVNGVLRNYQRQGKPDVEQIGDPIERLSVKISLPIWLTKRLTDQIGYEETEKLGLSLYQPSHVSGRVDIRKYPREQAIETLQAEEISATASKLSPYGVIAEKGHLASSSLFHDGVMTIQDESSMLVAPAMQIEPEHHVLDACAAPGGKTTHIATFLDPTCGGEVTALDVHEHKVKLIEENAERLGVFTTVYAQKMDAREVKEEFSAETFDRILVDAPCSGLGLLRRKPDIRYKKNASELANLPVIQLAILESCASVLKSSGILTYSTCTILKEENQEVIETFLQRHTDFERIDVLVDPVLQSSIEDKMLTLYPHQFYTDGFFICCLRKK is encoded by the coding sequence ATGGCAAAAATACCAAAAAAAATGAAAAAATCTGTTCGTTATATGGCACTGATCACCCTTGAAAGAGTAAACAAGGGCGGTGCTTATTCTAATTTATTATTGAACGAAATGATCAATCAAGGGGATTTAAATCAAAAAGATGTTGGCTTGTTTACTGAATTGGTCTATGGAACGATCAGTCGTCAACTTTTACTGGAATTTTATGTCGCTCCATTGATAGCAAAAGCAAAAAAAGTGGATGATTGGGTTAAAACATTACTTTATTTGTCAGTTTATCAGTTGGAATTTCTAGATAAAGTTCCAGCTCATGCGATTTTAAATGAAGCGGTCGAAATTGCTAAGATCAAGGGAAATCCTGGTACTGGGAAATTTGTAAATGGTGTTTTAAGAAATTATCAACGACAAGGTAAACCAGATGTTGAACAAATCGGTGATCCGATTGAACGCTTATCCGTAAAAATCAGTTTACCGATCTGGTTAACCAAGCGATTGACTGATCAAATCGGTTATGAAGAAACGGAAAAATTAGGACTTTCCCTCTACCAGCCAAGTCACGTCAGTGGTCGAGTAGATATCAGAAAATATCCTAGAGAACAAGCAATCGAGACACTCCAAGCAGAAGAAATTTCAGCGACAGCAAGTAAACTTAGTCCTTATGGGGTAATTGCTGAAAAAGGACATTTAGCATCTAGTTCCTTATTCCATGACGGGGTCATGACGATCCAAGATGAAAGTTCGATGCTGGTCGCACCCGCTATGCAAATCGAGCCAGAACATCATGTTTTAGATGCTTGTGCGGCACCAGGAGGAAAAACAACGCATATTGCCACGTTTTTAGATCCAACATGTGGTGGCGAAGTTACAGCACTGGATGTTCATGAACATAAAGTAAAACTCATCGAAGAAAATGCGGAACGCTTAGGTGTTTTTACAACTGTTTATGCACAAAAAATGGATGCACGTGAAGTGAAAGAGGAATTTTCAGCTGAAACATTTGATCGTATCTTAGTTGATGCCCCTTGCTCAGGATTAGGACTATTGAGAAGAAAACCAGATATTCGTTATAAAAAAAATGCCAGCGAGTTAGCTAATTTACCAGTGATCCAATTGGCGATTTTGGAAAGTTGTGCATCTGTGTTAAAATCTTCTGGAATATTAACTTATAGTACTTGTACGATTCTTAAAGAGGAAAACCAAGAAGTCATTGAAACATTTTTACAGCGACATACTGATTTTGAAAGGATTGATGTTTTAGTTGATCCTGTGCTACAATCATCAATCGAAGATAAAATGTTGACTTTATACCCACATCAGTTCTATACAGATGGGTTTTTCATTTGTTGTTTGCGTAAAAAGTAA
- a CDS encoding Stp1/IreP family PP2C-type Ser/Thr phosphatase, with amino-acid sequence MQIEYQSDVGRRRNTNQDYASVFTNQAGIKLAVLADGMGGHRAGDIASQMAVTNLGTAWENLSLSDDEKVAQWFIKTIQEENTRIYQRGQEQPEYNGMGTTIVAAALSEDQFTIAHVGDSRAYLIREDKIIQLTEDHSLVNELVKSGEISEEMAANHPRKNILTRSVGMPGTVEVDVSTYIWQLKDRLLLCSDGLTNMLSEETIGTIINQEGALFDKVTELIERANEAGGADNITVLLIEYKEDVA; translated from the coding sequence ATGCAGATTGAATATCAATCAGATGTAGGAAGACGACGTAATACAAATCAAGACTATGCGAGTGTTTTTACGAATCAAGCTGGAATTAAATTAGCAGTATTGGCAGATGGAATGGGCGGTCATCGTGCAGGTGATATCGCGAGCCAGATGGCAGTGACAAACTTAGGAACTGCTTGGGAAAATCTAAGTTTAAGTGATGACGAAAAAGTAGCGCAATGGTTCATCAAAACGATCCAAGAAGAAAATACTCGTATTTATCAACGTGGCCAAGAGCAACCAGAATACAATGGGATGGGAACGACGATCGTAGCAGCAGCTTTATCAGAAGATCAGTTTACTATTGCTCATGTGGGGGATAGCCGTGCCTACTTGATCCGTGAAGATAAAATCATTCAACTGACAGAAGATCATTCTTTAGTGAATGAACTAGTAAAATCTGGAGAAATCAGTGAAGAAATGGCAGCGAACCACCCACGAAAAAATATTTTAACTCGTTCTGTAGGAATGCCAGGAACTGTAGAAGTCGATGTATCGACTTATATTTGGCAATTAAAAGATCGTTTGTTGTTGTGTTCGGATGGGTTAACGAACATGTTATCTGAAGAAACGATTGGAACGATTATCAATCAAGAAGGGGCTTTGTTCGACAAGGTAACAGAATTAATCGAACGTGCAAATGAAGCAGGCGGAGCAGATAATATTACCGTTCTTCTGATCGAATACAAGGAGGACGTAGCATGA
- the pknB gene encoding Stk1 family PASTA domain-containing Ser/Thr kinase, protein MIELGKKLNGRYQITGNIGSGGMANVFLAHDLILDRDVAVKVLRFDFQNDQTAIRRFQREALAATELVHPNIVSVYDVGEEDNMQYLVMEYVKGMDLKRYIQTHYPVPYDTAVNIMQQILSAISLAHTHQIIHRDLKPQNVLIDNEGVVKITDFGIAIALSETSITQTNTMLGSVHYLSPEQARGSMATKQSDIYALGIILYELLTGSVPFDGESAVTIALKHFQDELPSIKDLDPTTPQALENVVLKATAKEPADRYKTAEEMSEDLATALSPARANEAKWVPQAMTKETQVITPLEEDTPMPESFKSMPLPKEKSEETPVMAEETVPDPKSKKHKKWWIILLVILALLGIGTAVFFASGGRGEVEIPDVSGLSEASARDTLAKAKLEAATKTEEIPDEQIEEGDVVKTDPAAGTTVKQNREVTLYVSTGKKKIKLDDYTGMNFDEVSSRLKKLGFPADSIEKKDEFSDEVENGRIISQSDEEGTEVDPTTDKITFVVSQGAQPTMGDYTGQNYDTVRGILSSNGYKRISETYDYSDTVPAGSIISQLPSYGEPLTENSYISFVVSQGPNAKTLNDISGYTKSDAQSYLSSIGAEYIGHESYEYSDTVEKDKVIRTAPGVGASITPGTIVNVIYSKGPEPTKESKESSSSTKESSSSKESSSTTTSKEESTSSSSK, encoded by the coding sequence ATGATTGAGTTAGGCAAAAAGTTGAATGGTCGTTATCAAATCACTGGAAATATTGGTAGTGGGGGCATGGCAAATGTTTTTCTAGCCCATGACCTTATTTTAGATCGTGATGTCGCAGTCAAAGTGTTACGATTCGATTTCCAAAATGATCAAACGGCAATTAGACGATTCCAACGAGAAGCACTAGCTGCGACTGAACTAGTTCATCCTAATATTGTTAGTGTGTATGATGTTGGAGAAGAAGACAACATGCAGTATCTCGTGATGGAATATGTAAAAGGAATGGACCTGAAACGCTATATTCAAACCCATTATCCTGTTCCTTATGATACAGCAGTCAATATTATGCAACAAATTTTATCAGCTATTTCTTTAGCACATACGCACCAAATCATTCATCGTGATTTGAAACCACAAAATGTCTTGATCGATAATGAGGGCGTGGTCAAAATCACTGATTTTGGTATAGCAATCGCATTATCTGAAACATCGATCACACAAACGAATACGATGTTAGGCTCTGTCCATTACTTATCTCCTGAACAAGCTAGAGGAAGTATGGCTACGAAACAATCAGATATCTATGCCTTAGGGATCATTCTTTACGAATTATTAACTGGCAGTGTTCCTTTTGATGGTGAGTCTGCAGTGACGATTGCCTTGAAGCATTTCCAAGATGAGTTACCTTCAATCAAGGATCTAGACCCAACAACGCCGCAAGCTTTAGAAAATGTGGTATTGAAAGCTACTGCAAAAGAACCGGCAGATCGATATAAAACAGCAGAAGAAATGTCAGAAGACTTAGCAACAGCGCTGTCTCCTGCTCGGGCAAATGAAGCCAAATGGGTGCCACAAGCAATGACCAAAGAAACTCAAGTGATCACACCATTAGAAGAAGATACACCAATGCCAGAGTCATTTAAATCCATGCCATTACCTAAAGAAAAATCAGAAGAAACTCCTGTGATGGCAGAAGAGACAGTTCCTGATCCAAAGAGTAAAAAGCATAAAAAATGGTGGATTATTTTATTGGTGATCTTAGCCTTATTAGGAATCGGAACAGCCGTCTTTTTTGCTTCTGGAGGTCGTGGAGAAGTCGAAATTCCTGACGTTTCGGGATTATCAGAAGCGTCTGCCAGAGATACTTTAGCAAAAGCTAAATTAGAAGCAGCAACAAAAACCGAAGAGATCCCTGATGAACAAATCGAAGAAGGAGACGTTGTCAAAACGGACCCAGCAGCGGGAACTACAGTGAAACAAAACCGTGAAGTTACCCTTTACGTCAGCACAGGTAAGAAAAAAATCAAGTTAGATGATTATACTGGGATGAATTTTGACGAAGTAAGTAGCCGATTGAAGAAGCTTGGTTTTCCAGCTGATAGTATCGAGAAAAAAGACGAGTTCAGTGATGAAGTAGAAAATGGACGAATCATTTCCCAGTCGGATGAAGAAGGAACGGAAGTCGATCCAACGACAGATAAGATCACATTTGTTGTGAGCCAAGGCGCGCAACCAACGATGGGGGATTATACTGGTCAAAATTATGACACCGTTCGTGGGATATTGAGCTCAAATGGTTATAAAAGGATCAGTGAGACGTATGATTACAGCGATACGGTTCCAGCTGGTTCAATCATTAGCCAATTACCTAGTTACGGTGAACCATTGACTGAAAATAGCTATATCAGTTTTGTCGTTAGTCAAGGACCAAATGCGAAAACATTAAATGATATTTCAGGCTATACGAAAAGTGATGCACAAAGTTATTTATCAAGTATTGGCGCAGAATACATCGGACATGAGTCTTATGAATATTCTGATACCGTAGAAAAAGATAAAGTGATCCGAACAGCTCCTGGCGTGGGGGCATCGATTACTCCAGGAACGATCGTCAATGTCATTTATTCAAAAGGACCAGAACCAACCAAAGAATCAAAAGAATCATCAAGTTCAACCAAAGAATCGTCAAGCAGCAAAGAAAGTTCAAGTACTACTACGTCTAAAGAAGAAAGCACGTCGTCTTCATCCAAATAG